A stretch of Miscanthus floridulus cultivar M001 chromosome 13, ASM1932011v1, whole genome shotgun sequence DNA encodes these proteins:
- the LOC136499670 gene encoding BTB/POZ and MATH domain-containing protein 2-like, whose translation MARTEIPIPPSDFTMHLGKLLEDKKGADVTFVVEGQNFDAHKAVLAARSPVFMEKFYGSMTREIGTGSVTVEDMIPLVFKTLLHFVYTDMLPETLDSLGHDYVVIITKLLVAADTYAMDRLKLMCESILAKKLSIENFDEFVDIAQRHSGHKLKEVCIEFMASQSERDFTQTC comes from the coding sequence ATGGCACGGACTGAAATCCCAATTCCACCATCTGACTTCACAATGCATTTAGGCAAGTTGCTGGAGGATAAGAAGGGAGCAGATGTCACATTTGTTGTTGAGGGGCAGAACTTTGATGCACATAAGGCTGTTCTTGCTGCCCGGTCTCCTGTCTTCATGGAGAAGTTCTATGGGTCGATGACCAGAGAGATAGGGACTGGATCTGTGACAGTGGAAGATATGATACCCTTGGTTTTCAAGACTCTTTTGCATTTTGTTTATACAGACATGTTGCCTGAGACGTTGGATTCTCTGGGACATGACTACGTAGTGATCATCACGAAGCTACTTGTTGCTGCAGATACATATGCCATGGACAGGTTGAAATTAATGTGTGAGAGCATCCTAGCCAAGAAACTTAGCATCGAGAATTTTGATGAATTTGTGGACATAGCTCAACGCCATAGTGGCCATAAGCTGAAAGAAGTTTGTATAGAGTTTATGGCATCACAGTCTGAGAGGGATTTCACCCAAACATGTTAA